One segment of Clostridium ljungdahlii DSM 13528 DNA contains the following:
- a CDS encoding PucR family transcriptional regulator, translating to MSVQFSTITGLLDKFSIKVHLKEDCELIGFRYLNKDVSVYLSDYLYIGKVSDLAEMPSSSRANYMLYEDILLSTLYKQESMSNIILVSNKSDITSIIDILQDLFDMEIKMVNFTNKLLELCQEGTTIQQLLDVGYETLGNPLLLVDISLCFMAHAGGNTIKNEPLWEWTLSKGYVTEAYVNSIMENKIDRNIESEHNENSDLILWESGLLNHRQLVGRVLKNKQPLAYLKMLEYNKPITKYDEQMLITLCRFLSLTIKGSNESFSSTNPLVDSFITALLNQKLYDHDAISERARSFNLKLYDNLYVIAIELNDINRNEDKIYYLKRKMQNYFNRDTVIIYDKYIVVLLDVKGENIFNKNELNLFRKLLEKHNCRAGISKVFHNLYDLSEYYKQTITSLSIGNQIHSSERILNYNDFIVTHMILSFGDKAHLKILVHPIVKLLIHIDEEKNSDFFKTLCAYLKHNQDVTLTSKALHIHYNTLKYRIKRIIELTNIDFNNSELLFEVQLSEKVLKLVKQIGIEK from the coding sequence ATGTCTGTACAATTTTCTACAATTACTGGATTACTTGATAAATTCAGCATAAAAGTCCATCTTAAAGAAGATTGTGAATTGATAGGATTTCGATATTTAAATAAAGATGTTTCAGTATATCTTTCTGATTATTTGTATATAGGGAAAGTGTCCGACTTGGCAGAAATGCCTTCTTCTAGCAGAGCAAACTATATGTTATATGAAGATATTCTATTATCTACTTTATACAAGCAAGAAAGTATGTCCAATATCATTTTAGTTTCTAACAAGAGTGACATTACCTCTATCATAGACATCTTGCAGGACTTATTTGATATGGAGATTAAAATGGTTAATTTCACAAATAAGTTGTTAGAACTTTGTCAAGAGGGGACAACTATCCAGCAGCTTTTGGATGTTGGGTATGAAACTTTAGGCAACCCTTTATTATTAGTGGATATTTCTCTTTGTTTTATGGCTCATGCTGGAGGAAATACTATAAAAAATGAACCACTGTGGGAATGGACACTTTCCAAAGGCTATGTAACTGAAGCGTATGTTAATTCAATCATGGAAAATAAAATTGATAGGAATATAGAAAGTGAGCATAATGAAAATTCAGATCTAATTTTATGGGAATCCGGATTACTAAATCATAGGCAATTGGTAGGAAGAGTCTTAAAAAATAAGCAGCCTTTAGCATATTTGAAGATGTTAGAATACAATAAGCCAATTACAAAATATGATGAACAAATGTTAATAACTCTCTGTAGATTTCTTTCTTTGACGATTAAGGGCTCTAATGAAAGTTTCTCATCTACCAATCCTTTAGTGGATTCATTTATTACGGCATTGCTCAATCAGAAATTATATGACCATGATGCCATTAGCGAACGTGCAAGATCATTCAATTTAAAACTTTATGATAATTTATATGTTATTGCCATTGAATTAAATGATATAAATAGAAATGAAGATAAAATCTATTATTTGAAAAGAAAAATGCAAAATTATTTTAATAGAGATACAGTAATTATTTATGATAAATATATTGTGGTTTTACTGGATGTTAAAGGAGAAAATATATTTAATAAAAATGAATTGAACTTATTTAGAAAATTACTAGAAAAACACAACTGTAGGGCTGGTATCAGTAAGGTTTTTCATAATTTATATGATTTATCAGAATATTATAAGCAAACTATTACTAGTTTATCAATTGGAAATCAAATACATAGTTCTGAGCGAATTTTAAATTATAATGATTTTATAGTGACACATATGATTTTAAGTTTTGGAGACAAAGCACATCTTAAAATCCTTGTTCACCCAATTGTAAAACTTTTAATTCATATTGATGAAGAAAAAAATAGTGATTTTTTTAAAACACTGTGTGCTTATTTAAAACATAATCAGGATGTTACTTTAACTTCGAAAGCTCTCCACATTCATTATAATACTTTAAAATATCGAATTAAACGTATTATAGAATTAACGAATATTGACTTTAATAATAGTGAACTGTTATTTGAAGTACAATTATCAGAAAAGGTTTTAAAATTAGTAAAACAAATAGGAATTGAAAAATAA
- a CDS encoding NUDIX hydrolase yields MKYVDIKNKQGLTEEEFLKQYDDSIYEKPSLTVDMLIFTVMNEKKENYRKLPEKSLKILLVKRGDHPCIGKWALPGGFVGINESLDEAALRVLRAETNVDDIYMEQLYTWGEVDRDPRTRVISSSYMALVDSSSLSIKAGSDEEDAAWFNVSYNLLQEKKEAMEKGYIYEQIVQIKLWNENEELSAKIRIIENPDGEVSREITESTGIAFDHGKFIEYAISRLRNKIEYTSLAFNLMPELFTLTELQQVYEVIQGKELLAAAFRRKVASMVIETNQFTKDAGHRPSKLFRYNSGWKRNM; encoded by the coding sequence ATGAAATATGTGGACATTAAAAATAAACAAGGATTAACTGAAGAAGAGTTTTTAAAGCAATATGATGATAGTATATATGAAAAACCATCTCTTACTGTAGATATGTTGATTTTTACAGTAATGAACGAAAAAAAGGAAAATTACAGGAAGCTTCCAGAAAAATCTTTAAAGATTCTTTTAGTAAAGAGAGGAGATCATCCATGCATTGGGAAATGGGCACTTCCTGGTGGATTTGTAGGTATTAATGAAAGCTTGGACGAAGCAGCTTTACGTGTATTAAGAGCAGAAACTAATGTTGATGATATTTATATGGAACAGTTATATACCTGGGGAGAAGTTGATAGAGATCCTAGGACTAGAGTAATAAGTTCATCTTATATGGCACTTGTGGACAGCAGTTCATTAAGCATTAAAGCTGGCAGTGATGAAGAAGATGCGGCATGGTTTAATGTCAGTTACAATTTGCTTCAAGAAAAAAAAGAAGCAATGGAAAAAGGATATATTTATGAACAAATAGTACAAATAAAACTCTGGAATGAAAATGAGGAACTATCTGCCAAGATAAGAATTATAGAAAATCCAGATGGTGAAGTAAGTAGAGAAATTACGGAATCTACAGGTATTGCTTTTGATCATGGTAAGTTTATTGAATATGCTATTAGCAGGTTAAGAAATAAAATTGAATATACAAGTTTAGCATTTAATCTTATGCCAGAATTATTTACGTTAACGGAACTTCAGCAGGTTTATGAGGTTATACAAGGAAAAGAACTTTTAGCAGCTGCCTTTAGAAGAAAAGTTGCAAGTATGGTTATTGAAACAAATCAGTTTACAAAGGATGCTGGGCATAGACCTTCAAAATTATTTAGATATAATTCAGGTTGGAAAAGAAACATGTAA
- a CDS encoding DUF4291 domain-containing protein, giving the protein MEKKICASYTENSIRVYQAYNNKVAEECLKLGTFGESFKMERMTWIKPSFLWMMYRCGWGKKENQERVLAIDISRNGFEEMLSNVVLSTYSEKVYKSHENWKFQLKTSNVRCQWDPERDIYGNKLDRRSIQIGLQGEMVYKYVNNLILNIEDMTNKVSKWSKDIRDKKLDFKELPVENEYYVDNLIKEKLGMSI; this is encoded by the coding sequence ATGGAAAAGAAAATATGTGCTTCATATACTGAAAATTCAATTCGGGTATATCAAGCGTATAATAATAAAGTTGCGGAGGAGTGCCTTAAGCTAGGTACTTTTGGTGAATCTTTCAAGATGGAAAGAATGACTTGGATAAAACCATCTTTTTTATGGATGATGTATAGATGTGGTTGGGGGAAAAAAGAAAATCAAGAGAGAGTTCTTGCTATAGATATTTCAAGAAATGGATTTGAAGAAATGCTGTCCAACGTTGTTTTGTCAACATATAGCGAAAAAGTATATAAGTCTCATGAAAATTGGAAATTTCAATTAAAAACTTCAAATGTAAGGTGTCAGTGGGACCCTGAAAGGGATATTTATGGAAACAAGCTAGACAGAAGGTCAATTCAAATTGGACTTCAGGGAGAAATGGTATATAAATACGTTAATAATTTGATTTTAAATATTGAAGATATGACAAATAAGGTGAGTAAATGGTCAAAGGATATTCGGGATAAAAAGCTAGATTTTAAAGAATTGCCAGTTGAAAATGAGTATTATGTGGACAATCTTATAAAAGAAAAATTAGGTATGAGTATTTAA
- a CDS encoding endonuclease MutS2: MNTNTFDKLQYNDLKKIVKSYCVSGLGKKLIDKLKPSTNLKVIDKRLNETSEGRALLDTCSYIPLEGIFNIDNIIDNVEKGMVLEPEDLTTLCNFLRGCRKIKNFMKDKEFYAPTLSSYGNSITEFTFIEEEIELSIRGSLVDSNASKELRKIRRLIENTESKIQDKLEKFLKNSSNKKYIQEFFISKRNGRYTIPIKAAYKNQVPGNIVETSSKGSTIFIEPNNISKSTEELTALKAEESIEEYKILSTLTALVFDNLREIKINMEVIEEYDMIFAKAKYSKAINGMKPKINDYGYINIIKGKHPLLKGDVVPLDFKVGDDYRTLIITGPNAGGKTVVLKTVGILTLAVQSGFHISAAEGTEISVFEKIFVDIGDDQSIENALSTFSSHIKNLADIIDNSNKSTLILCDEIGSGTEPNEGAGLAIAILEEFYHKGCITVATTHYGEIKNFSEIHEDFQNAAMQFESETLEPLYKLVIGKSGESNALWISKKMGIKNSVLEKAESYIKNKDYNFKLVKESKIKNRKVEEEFDEHKNYYYFKIGDRVFLMDYEDFAIVYKEKDRFNNVTVLYKENFIEVNEKRIRLELKAEDLYPKDYDLNTLFVSYKDRKLERDIIRGSKKALKKIQKEIKNQYHKE, encoded by the coding sequence ATGAATACAAACACTTTTGATAAATTGCAATATAATGACTTAAAGAAAATAGTAAAATCTTATTGTGTAAGCGGATTAGGAAAAAAGTTAATAGATAAGCTTAAGCCAAGTACAAATTTAAAGGTTATAGATAAAAGGCTGAATGAAACCAGTGAAGGAAGAGCTTTATTAGATACTTGCAGTTATATACCTTTAGAGGGAATATTCAATATAGATAATATTATAGATAATGTTGAAAAAGGTATGGTGCTGGAGCCAGAAGATTTAACTACTCTCTGCAATTTTTTAAGAGGGTGCAGAAAAATTAAGAATTTTATGAAAGATAAAGAATTTTATGCTCCAACATTAAGTTCATATGGTAATTCAATTACAGAATTTACATTTATAGAAGAAGAGATTGAACTTTCTATAAGGGGAAGCTTGGTGGATTCTAACGCTAGCAAAGAATTAAGAAAAATAAGAAGACTTATAGAAAATACGGAAAGTAAGATACAAGATAAATTAGAAAAGTTTTTAAAAAATAGTAGTAATAAAAAATATATACAGGAATTTTTTATAAGCAAAAGAAATGGAAGGTATACTATACCTATAAAAGCTGCATATAAGAATCAAGTTCCAGGCAATATAGTAGAAACTTCTTCTAAAGGTTCCACTATATTCATAGAGCCAAATAATATAAGTAAAAGTACAGAAGAATTAACAGCATTAAAAGCTGAAGAATCAATAGAAGAATATAAAATACTATCTACTTTAACAGCATTAGTATTTGATAATTTAAGAGAAATTAAAATTAATATGGAAGTTATTGAAGAATATGATATGATTTTTGCTAAGGCGAAATACAGTAAAGCTATTAATGGAATGAAGCCTAAAATTAATGATTATGGATATATAAATATCATAAAGGGAAAACATCCATTGTTAAAGGGTGATGTAGTACCTTTAGATTTTAAGGTAGGTGATGATTATAGAACTTTAATAATAACAGGACCTAATGCAGGTGGAAAAACAGTAGTATTAAAAACAGTAGGAATTTTAACCTTAGCAGTTCAATCAGGATTTCATATTTCAGCTGCAGAAGGAACAGAAATATCTGTATTTGAAAAAATATTTGTTGATATTGGAGACGATCAAAGTATAGAAAATGCACTAAGTACTTTTTCTTCCCATATAAAAAATTTAGCAGATATAATTGACAATAGCAATAAATCTACACTTATATTGTGCGATGAAATAGGAAGCGGAACAGAACCTAATGAAGGAGCAGGACTTGCTATAGCCATATTAGAGGAATTTTATCATAAAGGATGTATTACAGTAGCTACTACTCATTATGGTGAAATAAAGAATTTTTCAGAAATTCACGAAGATTTTCAAAATGCGGCTATGCAATTTGAAAGTGAAACATTAGAACCATTGTATAAATTAGTTATAGGTAAATCTGGAGAGAGCAATGCACTTTGGATATCTAAAAAAATGGGTATAAAAAACTCTGTACTTGAGAAAGCAGAAAGCTATATAAAAAATAAAGATTATAACTTTAAATTAGTTAAAGAGAGCAAAATTAAAAATAGAAAAGTTGAAGAAGAATTTGATGAACACAAAAACTATTACTACTTTAAAATAGGAGATAGGGTATTTCTTATGGACTATGAAGATTTTGCTATTGTCTATAAAGAAAAGGATAGGTTTAACAATGTTACTGTATTGTATAAAGAAAATTTTATAGAAGTTAATGAAAAGAGAATCAGGCTAGAATTAAAAGCAGAAGATTTGTATCCTAAGGACTATGATTTAAATACTCTATTTGTAAGTTATAAAGATAGAAAGTTAGAAAGAGACATTATAAGGGGCTCTAAAAAGGCTTTAAAAAAGATTCAAAAAGAAATAAAAAATCAATATCATAAGGAATGA
- a CDS encoding M42 family metallopeptidase, translating into MNYDKNTILNILKTILSIPSPTGYSKLIMQYLKDELNKINIPYKTTNKGALIVSFTGINDDYQRTFTSHVDTLGAMVKGIKENGTLSMVPIGGYMMSTLEGENCTIKTLDDVSYSGTIQTIKPSVHISGDEANSLKRIPENMEVILDEKVFSKNDVAALGIDVGDYICIDTRTTITEKQFIKSRYLDDKASASLLMYVIKYIHENNIKLPYTTNFYISNYEEVGHGSSAALPEKTKEFIAVDMGAPGCDQNSSEYSVCICAKDSSGPYDYDLRKKLVNTCKKNNISYKLDIYPHYGSDASAALRAGWDVRTALIGPGVFASHAYERTHVDALLATVDLIIKYITEA; encoded by the coding sequence ATGAATTATGACAAAAATACTATTTTAAATATTCTAAAAACTATTCTTTCTATACCAAGTCCTACAGGATATTCTAAGTTAATAATGCAGTATCTCAAGGATGAACTTAACAAAATAAATATACCTTATAAAACCACAAATAAAGGTGCTCTTATTGTATCTTTTACTGGAATAAATGACGATTATCAAAGAACCTTTACATCCCATGTTGATACATTAGGTGCAATGGTTAAAGGCATAAAGGAAAATGGCACTCTTTCCATGGTTCCTATTGGCGGATATATGATGTCAACACTTGAAGGTGAAAATTGTACTATAAAAACTTTAGATGACGTAAGTTATTCCGGTACTATTCAAACCATCAAACCTTCTGTCCATATAAGCGGTGATGAAGCCAACAGTCTTAAGAGGATTCCTGAAAACATGGAGGTAATACTAGATGAAAAAGTGTTCTCTAAAAATGATGTAGCAGCTCTTGGTATTGATGTAGGAGACTATATATGCATAGATACAAGGACAACTATCACTGAAAAGCAATTTATTAAAAGTAGATATCTAGATGATAAAGCTAGCGCATCTCTTCTTATGTATGTAATTAAATACATTCATGAAAACAATATAAAACTTCCTTACACAACTAATTTCTATATAAGCAATTATGAAGAAGTTGGTCATGGTTCTAGTGCTGCTTTACCTGAAAAAACTAAAGAGTTCATAGCTGTTGACATGGGAGCCCCTGGCTGCGATCAAAATTCATCAGAATATAGCGTATGTATTTGTGCTAAAGATTCCTCTGGTCCTTATGATTATGATCTTAGAAAAAAATTAGTTAATACCTGCAAGAAAAATAATATTTCATATAAGCTAGACATATATCCTCACTATGGTTCAGATGCTTCTGCTGCACTACGTGCTGGTTGGGATGTTAGAACAGCCCTTATAGGTCCTGGTGTTTTTGCATCTCACGCCTATGAAAGAACTCATGTAGATGCATTGTTAGCTACAGTTGACCTTATTATAAAATATATTACTGAAGCATAA
- a CDS encoding ABC transporter permease, with product MKTNVVLIVLKKELLDMFRDRKTILMSILIPMLLLPVLSFVIGKATSTSHKNVESNLKIAVVDKGSSNLGSFFKSQKNVKIIKSNNIKQDVKDGKILAGITIPENFDENISKDMNEKITLTYDNSSSDSMEAFDILNSYIDKYSKNIVSKRLEKRNIDSKILTPINVAQDTIEKKESGIGKLMLNIMVPLLLILGSVGNTVAPSLDLGVGEKERGTLEPLLTTKASRMSLLWGKFLAITIVGIIVSLANLAGLFISMNQTNGMFQGANDINIGLETIILIMILPILLTMVFGALGLSISIYAKSSKEAQTYLSPFTIIAVILVYATMMKDAKSIETYFFSIPIANASCLTKEFLVGIHNTAHIAITFGWMIVYIVAAISFARYMFNKESVIFRS from the coding sequence TTGAAAACTAATGTTGTATTAATAGTGTTAAAAAAAGAACTTTTAGATATGTTTAGAGATAGAAAGACAATCCTCATGAGTATATTAATTCCCATGCTGCTTCTTCCTGTACTTTCGTTTGTTATAGGAAAAGCTACAAGTACAAGTCATAAAAATGTAGAAAGCAATTTAAAAATAGCTGTGGTTGATAAAGGCAGCAGCAATTTAGGATCATTTTTTAAATCACAAAAGAATGTAAAAATAATTAAATCCAACAACATAAAACAAGATGTAAAAGATGGTAAAATTTTAGCAGGAATAACTATACCAGAAAATTTTGATGAAAATATAAGTAAAGATATGAATGAAAAAATCACATTAACTTATGACAACTCCAGTAGTGACAGTATGGAAGCCTTTGACATATTAAATTCTTACATAGATAAATATTCAAAGAATATAGTTTCTAAAAGATTGGAAAAAAGAAATATAGATTCTAAAATATTAACTCCAATAAATGTTGCCCAGGATACTATAGAAAAAAAGGAAAGTGGTATTGGGAAATTAATGCTTAATATAATGGTACCACTTTTATTGATTCTTGGAAGTGTTGGTAATACAGTAGCACCCTCCTTAGACTTAGGTGTTGGAGAAAAGGAAAGAGGTACTCTAGAACCACTTCTAACTACAAAAGCAAGTAGAATGTCCTTACTTTGGGGAAAATTTCTTGCAATTACAATAGTGGGAATTATAGTATCACTGGCAAACCTTGCAGGATTATTTATTTCAATGAATCAGACAAATGGAATGTTTCAAGGTGCAAATGACATCAATATAGGATTAGAAACTATTATTTTGATAATGATTTTGCCTATACTTTTAACTATGGTTTTTGGGGCCTTAGGGTTGTCCATAAGTATTTATGCAAAATCATCAAAAGAAGCTCAAACATATTTAAGTCCTTTTACAATAATAGCTGTCATATTGGTTTATGCCACAATGATGAAGGACGCTAAAAGTATAGAAACTTATTTTTTTAGTATACCTATAGCTAATGCTTCTTGCCTTACAAAAGAGTTCTTAGTTGGAATACACAATACAGCACATATAGCTATAACCTTTGGCTGGATGATAGTGTATATAGTTGCTGCAATCTCATTTGCAAGATATATGTTCAATAAAGAAAGTGTTATTTTTAGGTCATAA
- a CDS encoding ATP-binding cassette domain-containing protein produces MIKVQSLTKIFKKISAVDNISFEVNNGEIVGLLGENGAGKTTTLRMLATMLKPTSGTALINNYDVNKYPEKVRGEIGILFGGEVGLYDRLTGRENIRYFAELNGMSRYETEKSIKYLAKNLEMEDYLDRRVGKFSRGMKQKISIARSIVHNPSVVLFDEPTSGLDVSSSRIVHDFIKKCKIDNKAVIFSSHSMAEVEKLCDRIIIIHKGKIIETGTIENLKSKYNNDDMEEIFMQLVGDIIEN; encoded by the coding sequence TTGATTAAAGTTCAATCATTAACTAAAATATTTAAAAAGATTTCAGCTGTAGATAATATTAGTTTTGAAGTTAACAATGGGGAAATAGTAGGACTTCTTGGTGAAAATGGAGCAGGTAAAACAACTACACTTAGGATGCTTGCAACTATGCTAAAGCCTACATCAGGAACAGCTCTAATAAACAATTATGACGTGAATAAATATCCAGAAAAAGTAAGAGGAGAAATAGGAATACTCTTTGGCGGCGAAGTTGGTCTTTATGATAGATTAACTGGAAGAGAAAATATAAGATACTTTGCAGAACTCAATGGAATGTCAAGGTACGAAACCGAAAAGAGCATAAAGTATTTAGCAAAAAATCTTGAAATGGAAGACTATTTGGATAGGAGAGTAGGTAAATTCTCAAGAGGAATGAAGCAAAAAATTTCTATAGCTAGGTCTATCGTACATAATCCATCAGTAGTATTATTTGATGAACCAACATCAGGTCTAGATGTCAGTTCATCTAGAATAGTACATGATTTTATAAAAAAGTGTAAAATTGACAATAAAGCTGTCATATTTTCAAGTCACAGTATGGCTGAAGTAGAAAAGCTTTGTGATAGAATTATAATAATTCACAAAGGAAAAATTATAGAAACAGGAACAATAGAAAATTTAAAGTCTAAATACAATAATGATGACATGGAAGAAATATTCATGCAGTTGGTAGGTGATATAATTGAAAACTAA
- the ilvA gene encoding threonine ammonia-lyase — MKVNLTLKDVLEASKRIEGICVKTKLIYSSEFSKESGNEVYIKPENLQITGAFKLRGASNKIVKLSDEQKAKGLIASSAGNHAQGVAYSAQKLGIKATIVMPETTPLIKVQATKNYGADVVLKGKVYDEAYEEAKRLEKEHGYTFVHPFNDVDVMAGQGTIALEIIEELKDVDAILVPIGGGGLISGIAVAAKSINPNIKVIGVQAEGANPMKVSFDTGKLTYADKVDTIADGAAVKQPGDLTFEVIKEYVDEIVTVSDKELMEAVFVVLEKHKLAAEATGVMSLAALKRLNFKGKKVVSLISGGNIDVVTMASVLNNGLFSRGRIFCFSVKLKDTPGQLLKISQILAEKGANVIKLDHNQFKAVDRLKHVVLEVTVETNGYEHIESIVKALNDEGYNVDRVC, encoded by the coding sequence ATGAAAGTGAATTTAACATTAAAGGATGTATTAGAGGCTAGTAAAAGAATAGAAGGAATATGTGTAAAAACTAAATTAATATATAGTTCAGAATTTAGCAAAGAAAGTGGTAATGAGGTATATATAAAACCAGAAAACCTTCAAATTACTGGAGCATTTAAGTTAAGAGGGGCATCAAACAAAATCGTTAAACTAAGTGATGAACAAAAAGCAAAGGGGCTTATAGCTTCTTCTGCAGGAAATCATGCTCAAGGTGTAGCATACTCTGCACAAAAACTTGGAATTAAGGCAACAATTGTTATGCCTGAAACTACTCCACTTATAAAGGTCCAAGCTACTAAAAACTATGGAGCTGACGTAGTACTTAAAGGAAAAGTTTATGATGAGGCTTATGAAGAAGCTAAAAGATTAGAGAAAGAGCATGGGTATACTTTTGTTCATCCTTTTAATGATGTAGATGTAATGGCAGGTCAGGGAACTATAGCACTTGAGATAATAGAAGAACTAAAGGATGTAGATGCTATATTAGTACCAATAGGTGGAGGTGGATTAATAAGTGGAATAGCAGTAGCTGCTAAATCTATTAATCCTAATATAAAAGTAATAGGAGTTCAAGCAGAAGGTGCAAATCCTATGAAAGTTTCTTTTGATACAGGTAAACTCACTTATGCAGATAAAGTTGATACTATCGCTGATGGTGCAGCAGTAAAGCAGCCTGGAGATCTTACTTTTGAAGTAATAAAAGAATATGTAGATGAAATTGTTACAGTAAGTGATAAAGAACTTATGGAAGCTGTATTTGTTGTTTTGGAAAAACATAAGCTTGCAGCAGAAGCAACGGGAGTAATGTCTTTAGCAGCACTAAAAAGATTAAACTTTAAAGGAAAAAAAGTAGTTTCTTTAATAAGTGGAGGAAATATAGATGTAGTAACAATGGCATCCGTTTTGAATAATGGATTATTTTCAAGAGGAAGAATATTCTGTTTCTCAGTTAAACTTAAGGACACTCCAGGACAACTTCTTAAAATATCTCAGATATTAGCTGAAAAAGGAGCTAATGTAATAAAACTGGATCACAATCAGTTCAAGGCTGTTGATAGATTGAAACATGTGGTTTTAGAAGTTACAGTAGAAACAAATGGATATGAGCATATAGAATCTATAGTTAAGGCATTAAATGATGAAGGATATAATGTAGATAGAGTTTGTTAA
- a CDS encoding xanthine phosphoribosyltransferase has translation MKELRKKILEEGHALSESILKVDSFLNHKVDPSLMYSIGKSFTEHFKDMGITKIFTIESSGIAPAVMTALQMDLPMVILKKKESKTLNKDVYQTTVHSFTKDSDYELTLSQKYICPEDNILIIDDFLANGEASKGTIRLIEQCGAKVAGIGIVIEKSFQPGRKLLDEQGYHVYSLARIKRLAKDTIEFMD, from the coding sequence ATGAAGGAATTACGAAAAAAAATCTTAGAGGAAGGACATGCCTTAAGTGAATCAATATTAAAGGTAGATTCATTTTTAAATCATAAAGTTGATCCAAGCCTCATGTATTCCATAGGAAAAAGTTTCACAGAACATTTTAAGGACATGGGGATCACAAAGATATTTACTATTGAAAGTTCAGGAATAGCCCCAGCTGTTATGACTGCACTTCAAATGGATTTGCCTATGGTAATACTAAAAAAGAAAGAATCCAAAACATTAAATAAGGACGTGTATCAAACTACAGTTCACTCATTTACCAAGGATTCTGATTATGAACTCACTTTATCTCAAAAATACATATGTCCTGAGGATAATATTCTTATAATTGATGACTTTTTAGCTAACGGAGAAGCTTCAAAAGGTACTATACGCCTTATTGAACAGTGTGGTGCAAAGGTAGCAGGAATAGGAATTGTTATTGAAAAATCATTTCAACCCGGCCGTAAACTCCTTGATGAACAAGGATATCATGTATATTCCCTTGCCAGAATAAAGAGGCTTGCAAAAGATACTATTGAATTTATGGATTAA